The Mycobacterium avium subsp. avium genomic sequence GCAAGATCATCGCCTTCGTCAACTCCTCGGTCATCCTGAACGCCGATGACCAGCGCACCAAAGCCGACCACTTCCTGGTCGTGACGGGCATCGACACGGACACCCAGATCGTGCACCTCAACGACCCGGGTATCGACCACGCCGACGAACAGGTCGGTGTCGCCACGTTCATGACGGCCTGGGAGACCAGTGATCAGTCGATCGTGGTGACCGCGGCGCCGATCTGAACGGTGGTGCGGCCCCGGCGTTTCGGGCACAGTGAGCACAGCGAACAATAGTGTGCAGTTGCGCCGAGTGAAGGTGGGTGATGGACGAGTCGACGGCCGCCCGCGCCGCGGTGCCGATGCGGGTCGAGGCCTTGCTGCGTTACCCGGTGAAGTCGATGCTGGGCGAAACGCTGGACCGGCTGGCGGTCGACGAGCACGGCGCCCAGGGCGACCGGCGGCTGGCGCTCGTCGACGACGAAACCGGACACGTCGCCAGCGCCAAGAATCCCCGGCTCTGGCGTGACCTGTTGACGTGCACCGCGCGCGCCGATGCGAGTGGGGTGCGCATCAGCCTGCCCGACGGGATGGACGTGGCCGCCGATGACCCCGGCGTCGACGAGTTGATCTCCCGGTTGACGCGGCGCCGGGTCCGGCTGATCGCGCGCCGCCCCGACGGCGCCACGCTGGTGCGCCCCGATCCGGAGCAGCTGCTCGAGCGCGGCCTCGACGCCGAGGTCGACGGCCGCATTCTGCGGATCTCCGCGGCCACCCCGGGTCATTCGTTCACCGACGAAGCCCCGCTGCATGCGATCACCACCGCCACCCTGCAGCACATCGGGGTGGAGGCGCTGCGCTACCGGCCCAACCTGGTGATCGCCACCCCGCCGGGCTATCCGCCGTATGCCGAAAACGATTGGGCGGGAAGCGAAATCACGGTCGGGGAGGCCAGGTTGCGGGTGCTGACTGCCACGTCGCGCTGCGTGGTTCCCACTCTCGAGCACGGCCGGCTGCCGCGGGCCCCGCACGCGCTTCGCATTCCCGCGGCCGAAAATCGTTTGGACACAGGCGGTCACGGCCCGCAGCCGTGCGCCGGGGCCTATCTGGCGGTGCTGGCCGAGGGGGTCATCACCGTCGGCGACCCGGTCACCGTCGAATCGTAGCGTCCGGCGCGGCGGGCGGTTGTGCGGTCATGGCGGCCCACCCCCTTCGTCGCGGCACCGACTCGCGGCGAGCCGGTCACCGAGACGCCTACCCGGATCGCCGGGCGTCTACGCAGAGACGTCAGTCATCGGCGTTGGGCGTGGGGCTTTGGGCGGATTCCCATTTCGCCTCGAGTGCCCGGGTCACCCGGGTGCCGGCGGGCAGGTCGAGTTGAAAGGTCTCGCCGCCGTCGCTTTCCAGGGTGACGAGATAGCCCCCGTCGGTGGCGTCCTTGAAGACGACCTTGTAGGCCCGTTCACCGGACCCGCGGTCGACGGCGATGAGGTCGCCCGGGGTGACGTCGTCG encodes the following:
- a CDS encoding MOSC domain-containing protein, yielding MDESTAARAAVPMRVEALLRYPVKSMLGETLDRLAVDEHGAQGDRRLALVDDETGHVASAKNPRLWRDLLTCTARADASGVRISLPDGMDVAADDPGVDELISRLTRRRVRLIARRPDGATLVRPDPEQLLERGLDAEVDGRILRISAATPGHSFTDEAPLHAITTATLQHIGVEALRYRPNLVIATPPGYPPYAENDWAGSEITVGEARLRVLTATSRCVVPTLEHGRLPRAPHALRIPAAENRLDTGGHGPQPCAGAYLAVLAEGVITVGDPVTVES